Sequence from the Paraburkholderia acidiphila genome:
GCCTTTAACGCGTGCGCGGGCGGATATTGAGCGAGCGGCGGCCTTGCGCGTCGTTTTCGTCCACGAGATTGAGCGCAATGCGTGCGTCGTGCAGATAGCTGTAGTGCTCGCGGCTTTGCGCGAGGAGCGCGCGATCTACCTTCGCGTGCAGCACCGCGTCTTCGTCCTTCAACTCGCACAGCACATCGCCGAACGGGCTGATGAGCGCCGTTTCGCCGGGGAACGTGAGGTTATCGTCGCCGTCGCCGGTGCGGTTCACGAGCGCCGCGAACATCTGGTTCTCCATGGCGCGCGCGACGATCGCGCGGCGATGCACGGGGCCGAATGGATCCATGTTGCCGTTCGTGACGACGAGCATTTCCGCGCCGAGCGAAGCCACGGCGCGTGCCGTTTCGGGGAACTCGATGTCGTAGCAGATCAGGAGACCAACGGTCGTGCCCTTGAATTCGCATACCTCGTAGCGGTCGCCGGGCGTAAACACGCCGACGTCCGAGGCCCACAGGTGCGTCTTGCGGTAACGCAACGCGATGTCGCCGCGTTCGTCGATCAGCACGGTGGTGTTGTAGAAACGATCGCCTTCGCGCTCGGAGAGGCCCACGGCGACGCCGATATTGGCGGCACGCGCGGCGTCGCGCACTCTGGAGAGCGAGGGGCCTTCGAGCGTTTCGGCCAGGTCGCGCACGTTTTCTCGCGTGGGAAAGCCCGTGAGCGTGGCTTCGGGAAAGACGATGAGATCGCTGCCTTCGCGGCGCTTGCCAATCGCGTCGAGCACGCGGGCAAGGTTGGGAGCGACTGCGCCGTCCACGACCGGGATCTGCGCGAGTTCGAGTTGCATGCCTTGTCTCCTTCCTTTATGTATTACGTAAAGCACCGCGTGGGCGTCAGGAGCGGCTATTATCTCCACGTTATTTTTGTCGAGGAATTACCCTGCAGGGGTACCCCTGATCGGAGAGGCCATGGAACTGGACTGGCAGGACCGCGCGTTCCATCACCATATCGCGACGCTGATCGACGCCCTCGACGGCCCCGACTTCTGGACCCGCATGACGCGCGTCATCGAGCGCTTCGTGGCGTTCGACAACTGGGTTGCGCTCGTCTTCCGGCGCGATCGCGCGCCGCTCGTGTGCGCCGAGTCGCCCATGCCCGACGGCACCGTGGACCTCTTGTTCCGCGCGTATCTGGAGGGGATGTACCTGCTCGATCCGTTCTATCTGAACGCGAGCGAGAAGCCGCGCGCGGGGCTTGTCACGCTCGCCGAAGTCGCGCCCGATAATTTCCGCATGACGGACTATTACCAGCGCTACTTCAAGAGCAACATCATCGGCGACGAAGTGCAGTTCAACTTGCCGCTCGACGAAGCCCACACGCTGATTTTCTCGCTGGGCGCAAAGCACCATTACACGGAGCGCGATATTGCATTGTTCGCGATGTTCGCGCCGTGGGTGGTCGCGCTCATGAAGCAGCGGCTCGCGTATGAGACGTTTGCCGAGGGCGTTGCGGAGGCGGTCGCGTCTGACTCGGTTGAAGCCGAAAGCGCGGCGCAGCAGGGGCAATTGAGCGAGGCGGGCTTCGCCAGCCGCATCGAAGCGGTCACGCAGCAAAGCGGCCGCGTGCCGCTCACCGCGCGCGAGATTGAAGTGGTGCGGTTGAGCCTGAGCGGCTTTTCCACGCGTGCGATTTCGGAGCGGCTCGAAATCTCGTTCGAGACGGTGCGCGCGCACAAGAAGCATATTTACGCGAAGCTTGGCGTGAGTTCGCAGTCGGAACTGTTCGCGCTCTTCTACGAGCCGCTTGGACGCGCGGGCGCGTGAGCGCCGCGCGCCGTTAGCGGTGCGCGTTAGAACTCGACGAGCGCGAAGTCTTCCTTGCCCACGTCGCATAGCGGGCAGCGCCAGTCGTCGGGCACGTCGGCCCAGCGGGTGCCGGGAGCGAGGCCGTCGTCGGGGGCGCCTGCCGCTTCGTCGTACACCCAGCCGCAGATCACGCAGACCCATTGCTTGAGGCCGTCGTCGGCGCCGGCAGCGGCCGTTGAGGCGCTTGCAGGGGCTTCGGGCGTGTCGCTTTCGCGCGGCGTGTCGAGCGCGACCACGAGCGGCGCAGCGGTGCTTTCGCGCGCAGCGAGTCTGGTTTGCAGCGTGGCGAGCAGCGCGGCGGCTTCGTCGGCGGTGAGGTCGATCCAGTACGGGTCGCCTGCGCCATCATTCAGGCGTTCGGGGGAGAACTGGATTTCGAGGGCGACGCCTTTCTTGTACATAAGCGAAAACGGTTGGCTCAATGCCCCGGACGCGCTGCGGTCACAGGAAGTAGCGGAACAGCAGCGAGGCCGCGATGCCGCCAGCCGCGATCAGCGCGAGCATTTGCAGGAGCGTGATGGACTTGCTGGACTTGGCGTTCGAAGCGGCGGGACGGGTGGTGGTGTTCATAGGGTGAAATTGCGGCGGCGTGGGTTGTATTCGCGATTGCGCCCCTTAATTTCGCCATGCTTTGCATGACGACGGCGGAGCGCGGCGGGGGAGTTTCGCACGATTTCGTGTCGACAGGGGCATTTGCGCGGCGACTGCGCGCACGCGCCGCAGATTTCGCCCCCGGCAACCTGGCCGCACAGCGGTAGGGATTATCGCCGCTAACGCGGGCCGGATTCCTGAGCGTCCGGAGATGGATTATTTCGTGTGCGTTGAGAGATGGCGCTCAGGCATGCAGCCAGCGTTGCTCGACATACGAAAAGAGCCAGCTGACCGGCACCGCGCAGGCCATGCCGATGCCCACCTGTGCCACGCGAAAGAGCGCGACGTCCCACACCGGCCCGTTCATGGGCACGAGGAGCACGATGGTGGTGGTGATTGCGCCGAGCCGCGCGGCGGTGCTCACACTCAGGCACCAGCAACCGATGATCACCACGCTCACCGCAACGAGGTAGGCCGCGAGATTCTCCGGGAGGAACGCCGCTGTCGCGAGGCCCACCACGCCGCCCGCAATCGCGCCGATGAACTGGTCGCGCGACTGCGCGAGCGTATCGGCGTAATCGTGCTGGGTGACGGCAATCGCCGTGATCGCGGCCCAGAATGCCTGCTCGGTGTGGAGCGCGCGGCCGATGCTGTATGCAAGCCCCGCCGCGCACACGGCGCGCAGTGCCATGAGCGTGCCCTGCACGGCGCGGCTCTTGAGCGGCAGGCGCTTGAGCGCGCTCAGCGCCGATTGCTGGAGCGAAGTGAGGTACGCGTAGAGGTTGTCTTGTGGGTCGTGCATCGCGCGTAATGGATCGTAAGGAGAACGTGAGGCCGGGCGGGCGCGCTGCCAAGCATATCAAGCTGTGTTCGCCGTGTGCGGATCGTCGGGCAGGCAGTGCATGCGCAGCGGCTTCGCCGCGTGGCGCAGGTCGCGCTCGACGGCGCTTCGTGCGCCTTGCGCGTCGCGGCGTTTGAGCCGGCGCATCAGGCCTTCATGGGCAGCGTTGAGCGTGTGTGCAAAGTCGGGCTCGTCGAACAGCAGGTTCGAGATCGGCCCCACTCGTAGCCACACCGTTTCGATCAGATCCACGAGCAGCGGCGAGCCGCTCGCGCGATAGAGCATGAGATGGAAGTCTTCGTTGACGTCGAGATAGCGCGCGCGCTTGTTCTTCTCCAGCGCCTCGGCCATCCGCGCGCATAGGGCGTCGAGCTGCGCGATTTCGCTGGCGGCGAGGCGCGTGGCGGCGAGAAACGCCGCTTCGCCTTCGAGCATTACGCGTACATTGAGCACGTCGTCGAACTGTGCGCGCGTGAGCTGCGGCACCACGACGCCGCGGTTAGGCAGGTTCACGAGTGCAGACTCGCCTGCCAGGCGCACGAGCGCCGCGCGCACCGGCATTTCGCTCACGCCCAGTTGATCGGCGAGCGTGTGGATGCGCAAACGCTCGCCTGGAACGAAGCGCCCGAGGCTCAGCCAGCGGCGCAGCGTGGCGTAGGTTTCGTCCTGCAGCGATTGATGCGCGCGCGTTTTCATCGTTCGGCCAGTTCGCTTAGTTCGTTCAAGCAGGCTTCGAATGCGGTGAGCAGGCTCTCGACGTCGGCCTCGGTCGTATCCGGGCACACGAGCATCATGTTGTGGAACGGCGTAATGAGCACGCCGCGATTGAGCAGATAAAGATGCAGCAGATGTTCGAGTTCGTCATCCATCGCGGCGCGCGCCTCGCTGCCGTTACGCGGCGGCGTGGTGCAGAACTGGAACTCGGTGCGTGCGCCCACGCGCGTCACACACCACGGCAATGCATGGCGCGCGATCGTCGCAGCGAGGCCATCGGCGAGGCGCTCGGCCAACGCGAACATGTGCGCGTAAGCGGCATCGGTCATCACTCCGCTGAGCGTCGCACGCATTGCGCTCATCGAAAGCGCGTTCGCCGTGAGCGTCGTGCCGATGCCGGAATGGCCCGGCGGCGCATCCAGTTTCGCCTGCTGTGCACGCGCGGCGAATTCGGCGGAAAAGCCGTAAACAGCGCACGGCACGCCGCCGCCCACCGGCTTGCCGAGCACGAAGAGGTCCGGCTCGATGCCGTGCTCACGTGCGTAGCCGCGCGGCCCGCTGCTGATCGTATGCGTTTCGTCGATCAACAGCAGCGTGCCGTGGCGCTTCATGAGCGCCTGCGCCTCGCGCCAGAAGCCCGGTTCGGGCAGCACCATGCCCACGTTCGTCATGGCGGGCTCGGCGAGTACGCAGGCTACATCGTTGCCGGCGAGTGCGCCCGCGAGCGCTTCCAGATCGTTGAACTCGACCACGCGCGTGCTTGGCAGCAGGTCATGAACCTGGCCGAGCAGGCTTGCGCGCTGCGTGGGCCGCCCATCGACGAGATCGACGAACACATCGTCCACGGTGCCGTGATAGCAGCCGTTGAACACGAGTATCGTGCGCCGTCCCGTGGCCGCGCGCGCCCAGCGAACAGCGAAGCGGTTGGCGTCGCTCGCCGTCATTGCGAACTGCCAGACGGGCAGGCCGAAGCGCCGCGCGAGCGCTTCGCCCACGGCCACAGCGTCTTCGCCGGGCAGCATCGTCGTGAAGCCGCGCTGTGCCTGGGCCGCGAGCGCGCGCGCCACGGGTTGTGGCGCATGGCCGAACATCGCGCCCGTATCTCCCAGGCAAAAGTCGGCGTAGCGATGGCCGTCCACGTCGGTGAAGATCGCGCCGCGCGCGGCATCCACGTACAGCGAGAAGGGCGTGGACCAATCGTTCATCCAGTGCAGCGGCACACCGAACAGCAGATGTTGCGCGGCTTGCGCGGACAATGCCTGCGACTTCGGCCGCGCGGCGACGAAAGCTTCGCGTTCGCGGGCGAGGATGCGCTGCGCACGGTCCCAGTTCACCCCTTGGCGGCTCTGCATGCATGTCTCCTTGAGATTTGATCAAATCTTCGCATGAGCAAACAGGGAAGTAAATTTGATCGAATTTCCGGAGACACAAAAAAAGCGCGATGCCTTGCAGCATCGCGCCTTGCTACAGCCCAGGGAAAACCGGGCGTTACTTCCTGTCGATCGAGATCCGTCCCGGACCCGTTACCGCGAGTGCGAGCAAGCCGCCGGCGATGCTGATGTTCTTGTAGAAGTTGATCATGTTCATCATTTGGTCTGCGCCGGTCATGGTCCAGAAGTGATGGCCGATGAACGCCGTCGCAACGGTGTAGATCGCAAGCAGCACGGCGAGCGGCCGCGTGTAGAAGCCCACGAGCAGCAGAATGCCAACCGCGAACTCCATGACCACGGCGATGACGGCCGACAGCATCGGCACGGGCGCGCCCACGTGCGCCATGTAGTCGACGGTGCCCGAAAAGCCGGTGATCTTGGACCAGCCGAACAGGATGAACAGGGAAGTCAGCAGCACTCGCGAGACCAGTAGCACGACGTCGTTGCCCGGCCCGAACAGGTTGTATCGCATGGTTTTCTCCGAAGAAGTTTTAAGCAGTTCACTACGTATCAGTTCGCGCTTCGCCGGACGGCGGCCCGCTTTCGCTTTCAGTAAGCGGGCCGCCGCGTGCCGGTGTGCGCCAGCATAACCTCAGACGCCGCGCCGAAGTTAAGACCAGAGCTCCGACACTTCGATATTACGCAGATCGAACACCAGGACCTCTGCATCGTGTCCGTCGCTGAAGCTCAACTCGCGCTCGGAGCGGATGCGTGCGCCGTCGCCTTCCCCGAGTTCCACGCCGTTCAGCTTCACGCTGCCGCGCGCCACATGAACGTAGGCGTAGCGCTCGGCACCCACTTCGACCTTCGCCGTTTCCGCGCCGTCGAGGCGTCCGGCATAGACGCGTGCGTCCTGGCGCAGCTGCAGCGAGTCTTCGGCGCCGTCCGGCGAGAGGATCAGGCGGAACTTGCCGCGCTTTTCCTCATCGGCGATGTTCTTTTGCTGGTAGCGCGGCTGCGCGCCCTTCACGTTCGGTGCAATCCAGATCTGCAGGAAGTGCACCCCTTCCTCGGCCGAGTGGTTGAACTCGCTGTGCGCGACGCCGGTGCCGGCGCTCATCAACTGCACGTCGCCGGGGACGATCACCGAGCCGGTGCCCATCGAGTCCTTGTGCTCGAGCGCGCCTTCCAGCACGTACGAGAAGATTTCCATGTCGCGGTGCGGATGCTTGCCGAAGCCGCGCGCCGGGGCCACGCGGTCGTCGTTGATCACGAGCAGGTCCGAAAAGCCCACTTGCTTCGGATCGTAGTAGTTGGCAAACGAAAACGTGTGACGCGAGCTGAGCCAGCCATGTTCACCGCGGCCGCGTTGGTCTGCCTTGCGAACTTCGATCATTTTCGTCTCTCCGTGTGAATCGTTTCGATTCAGTGTTGGTTGCGCTGGAAAGAATTTTAGGTCAATCAAATCGAATCGAATCGCCGTAAAATACGACTCACTGTCACATTGAAGTGGACAATAGAGATGCAACTCGACGACATGCGGATCTTCGTGAACACCGTGGATGCCGGCAATTTCACGGCGGCGGCCAACCGGCTTCGGCTTTCGAAGCAGTTTGTGAGCCGCCGCGTGGCGGCGCTGGAGGCCGATCTGGGCGCGCGCTTGCTCGTGCGCAACACGCGCAGGCTGGCGGTCACGGAACTCGGCAAGGACTTCTATGAGCGCGCGAAACGCATCCTTGCCGACGTGTCCGAAGCCGAGCAGGCCATGTCGGACCGGCGCAGCGAGCCGCGCGGCCTCCTGAAAGTGAGCGCGCCGATGTCGTTCGGCATGGCGCACCTGTCGCCGCTCGTCGCCGAATTTCTGCGCGAACATCCGGACGTGCGCTTCGACATGGACTTAAGCGACCGCAACGTCGACGTGATCGGCGAGGGTTTCGATATGGCGTTGCGCATTGGCCGGCTGGCGGATTCCACGCTGGTCGCGCAAAAACTGATCGACGTGCGCATGATCGCCTGCTGCAGCCCCGGCTACCGGCGCCGCCGCCGCGCGCCGCAAACGCCCGCCGATCTCGCGCAGCACGCCTGCCTGCCCTATGGGCAGCAGGGCCGCGCGCCGTGGGAGTTCATCGTCGATGGCGTGCGCACGCCTTTCGAGGTGCAGGGGCCGCTGCGCGCGAACAACGGCGAAGTGCTCCGCGACGCGGCCATTGCCGGGCTCGGCATCTGCTATCTGCCGGACTTCATCGTGGCGGGATCGGTGGATGCGGGGCTGCTGGTCGAGGTGCTCGAGCCGTTCATGCCGCCGCCCAACGCGCTGCATGCGCTGTATCCGCAGCATCGTGAAGCTTCCGTGACGATCCGCGCGTTCACGCAATATCTGCGCGAGCGGCTCGCGGCGCGTGCGGCAACCGCGCGCGGCGGGGCGCTTTGACGCAGCAAGCCTGTGGCCCTTGCAGAATGGCCGTTGCGCCTGCATCTAACGGGTGAAGTCTCGGGACGCACCACGAAAGGGCGGGCATGTGAGGCGCATTGTCGCAGTTTCGTTGTATGCTCACCGCCCCGAGGGTTGCTCGGGCCGCGCGATGCGGGCGCGGAACCCCATGCTGTCGGCCTTTGACGGCCGCTATGGGGTCCGATAGGCAGGGTTAATACCCGCGATCAAAGCAACCAATTTTTCAAACGGACGCGGTTCCCGTAACCTTCGTTCATACCTTTTCCCAACCCAGACCGAGGAAACAACGCATGTCTCTCATCAACACGCAAGTCAAGCCGTTCCAGGCAACCGCATACCACAACGGTAAGTTCGTTCCGGTCTCTGAAGAAAACCTCAAGGGCAAGTGGTCGGTTGTCGTGTTCTACCCCGCCGACTTCACTTTCGTGTGCCCGACCGAACTCGGCGACCTGGCTGACCAGTACGCAGAATTCCAGAAGCTGGGCGTTGAAATCTACGGTGTGTCGACCGACACGCACTTCACGCACAAGGCATGGCACGACACGTCGGACACGATCGCCAAGATCAAGTACCCGCTGGTCGGCGACCCGACGGGCGCAATCACGCGCAACTTCGACGTCATGATCGAAGAAGAAGGCCTGGCACTGCGTGGCACGTTCGTGATCAACCCGGAAGGCGAGATCAAGCTGTGCGAAATCCACGACAACGGCATCGGCCGTGACGCCAAGGAACTGCTGCGCAAGGTGCAAGCCGCTCAGTACGTGGCATCGCACCCGGGTGAAGTTTGCCCCGCCAAGTGGACGCCGGGCGCTGAAACGCTCAAGCCGTCGCTCGACCTCGTCGGCAAGATCTAAGCGTCGCTGTTCACATGCGATCGCCCTGATCGCATGACGCCCAAGTCTCACTAGCTGTATCCCCGGGCTGCGCCCCACGCGGCTGCGGCCCGGGAGCTCTGTTCGCCTCGTCACGCCATAAGCGGAACGGCGAAATTGCCAGGCAATACTTAGAATTCCCCCGCTTCTTCTCTAGCCGGAAAAAACGCCATGCTCGACGCCAACATCAAAGATCAACTCAAAAGCTACCTCGAAAAAGTCACGCAGTCGATCGAGATCGTTGCGTACCTGGACGACGGCGAGAAGGCGCAAGAACTGCAGCAACTGCTGCAGGACATCGCATCGCTCTCGGAGCGCATCTCCTACGAAGAACGCCGTGGCGCCGCTGCTGGCGACGCGCGTACCCCTTCGTTCGACATCAAGCGCGCGAACTCCGACGTGAAAGTCACGTTCGCGGGCATTCCGATGGGCCACGAATTCACGTCGCTCGTGCTGGCACTGCTCCAGGTGGGCGGCCACCCGGTCAAGCTCGAGAACGACACGATCGAGCAGGTGAAGGCGCTCGACGGCGTGTTCTCGTTCGAAGTCTATATGTCGCTGTCGTGCCAGAACTGCCCGGAAGTCGTGCAGTCGATCAACGCGATGGCTACGCTCAACCCAAACGTGCAGATCGTCACCATCGACGGCGCGCTGTATCAGGATGAAGTCGAGAAGCGCCAGATCATGGCCGTGCCGACCATCTACCTGAACGGCGAAGTGTTCGGCCAGGGCCGCATGGGTGTGGAAGAGATTCTCGCGAAGCTCGACACCGGCGCCTCGTCGCGTGCGGCCGAGAAGCTGAACCAGAAGGATGTGTTCGACATGCTGATCGTCGGCGGCGGTCCTGCTGGCGCGGCGGCTGCGATCTACGCGGCGCGCAAGGGCATTCGCACCGGCGTGCTCGCCGAGCGCTTCGGCGGCCAGGTGCTCGACACGATGTCGATCGAGAACTTCGTCTCGGTCACGGAAACGGAAGGGCCCAAGTTCGCTACGGCGCTTGAGCAGCACGTGCGCGCCTATGACGTCGACATCATGAATCTGCAGCGCGCAGAAGCGCTCGTGCCCACGGGCAACGGCTTCGAAGTGCGCACGCAAAGCGGCGCGACGCTGCGCGCGAAGAGCGTGGTGCTCGCAACCGGTGCGCGCTGGCGCAACGTGGACGTGCCGGGCGAGCAGCAGTACAAGAACAAGGGCGTGGCTTACTGCCCGCACTGCGACGGCCCGCTCTTCAAGGGCAAGCGCGTGGCGGTGATTGGCGGCGGCAACTCGGGTGTGGAAGCGGCGATCGATCTGGCCGG
This genomic interval carries:
- a CDS encoding carbon-nitrogen hydrolase family protein; amino-acid sequence: MQLELAQIPVVDGAVAPNLARVLDAIGKRREGSDLIVFPEATLTGFPTRENVRDLAETLEGPSLSRVRDAARAANIGVAVGLSEREGDRFYNTTVLIDERGDIALRYRKTHLWASDVGVFTPGDRYEVCEFKGTTVGLLICYDIEFPETARAVASLGAEMLVVTNGNMDPFGPVHRRAIVARAMENQMFAALVNRTGDGDDNLTFPGETALISPFGDVLCELKDEDAVLHAKVDRALLAQSREHYSYLHDARIALNLVDENDAQGRRSLNIRPRTR
- a CDS encoding helix-turn-helix transcriptional regulator translates to MELDWQDRAFHHHIATLIDALDGPDFWTRMTRVIERFVAFDNWVALVFRRDRAPLVCAESPMPDGTVDLLFRAYLEGMYLLDPFYLNASEKPRAGLVTLAEVAPDNFRMTDYYQRYFKSNIIGDEVQFNLPLDEAHTLIFSLGAKHHYTERDIALFAMFAPWVVALMKQRLAYETFAEGVAEAVASDSVEAESAAQQGQLSEAGFASRIEAVTQQSGRVPLTAREIEVVRLSLSGFSTRAISERLEISFETVRAHKKHIYAKLGVSSQSELFALFYEPLGRAGA
- a CDS encoding rubredoxin translates to MYKKGVALEIQFSPERLNDGAGDPYWIDLTADEAAALLATLQTRLAARESTAAPLVVALDTPRESDTPEAPASASTAAAGADDGLKQWVCVICGWVYDEAAGAPDDGLAPGTRWADVPDDWRCPLCDVGKEDFALVEF
- a CDS encoding FUSC family protein, which produces MHDPQDNLYAYLTSLQQSALSALKRLPLKSRAVQGTLMALRAVCAAGLAYSIGRALHTEQAFWAAITAIAVTQHDYADTLAQSRDQFIGAIAGGVVGLATAAFLPENLAAYLVAVSVVIIGCWCLSVSTAARLGAITTTIVLLVPMNGPVWDVALFRVAQVGIGMACAVPVSWLFSYVEQRWLHA
- a CDS encoding GntR family transcriptional regulator: MKTRAHQSLQDETYATLRRWLSLGRFVPGERLRIHTLADQLGVSEMPVRAALVRLAGESALVNLPNRGVVVPQLTRAQFDDVLNVRVMLEGEAAFLAATRLAASEIAQLDALCARMAEALEKNKRARYLDVNEDFHLMLYRASGSPLLVDLIETVWLRVGPISNLLFDEPDFAHTLNAAHEGLMRRLKRRDAQGARSAVERDLRHAAKPLRMHCLPDDPHTANTA
- a CDS encoding aspartate aminotransferase family protein; this encodes MQSRQGVNWDRAQRILAREREAFVAARPKSQALSAQAAQHLLFGVPLHWMNDWSTPFSLYVDAARGAIFTDVDGHRYADFCLGDTGAMFGHAPQPVARALAAQAQRGFTTMLPGEDAVAVGEALARRFGLPVWQFAMTASDANRFAVRWARAATGRRTILVFNGCYHGTVDDVFVDLVDGRPTQRASLLGQVHDLLPSTRVVEFNDLEALAGALAGNDVACVLAEPAMTNVGMVLPEPGFWREAQALMKRHGTLLLIDETHTISSGPRGYAREHGIEPDLFVLGKPVGGGVPCAVYGFSAEFAARAQQAKLDAPPGHSGIGTTLTANALSMSAMRATLSGVMTDAAYAHMFALAERLADGLAATIARHALPWCVTRVGARTEFQFCTTPPRNGSEARAAMDDELEHLLHLYLLNRGVLITPFHNMMLVCPDTTEADVESLLTAFEACLNELSELAER
- a CDS encoding DoxX family protein, giving the protein MRYNLFGPGNDVVLLVSRVLLTSLFILFGWSKITGFSGTVDYMAHVGAPVPMLSAVIAVVMEFAVGILLLVGFYTRPLAVLLAIYTVATAFIGHHFWTMTGADQMMNMINFYKNISIAGGLLALAVTGPGRISIDRK
- a CDS encoding pirin family protein; the protein is MIEVRKADQRGRGEHGWLSSRHTFSFANYYDPKQVGFSDLLVINDDRVAPARGFGKHPHRDMEIFSYVLEGALEHKDSMGTGSVIVPGDVQLMSAGTGVAHSEFNHSAEEGVHFLQIWIAPNVKGAQPRYQQKNIADEEKRGKFRLILSPDGAEDSLQLRQDARVYAGRLDGAETAKVEVGAERYAYVHVARGSVKLNGVELGEGDGARIRSERELSFSDGHDAEVLVFDLRNIEVSELWS
- a CDS encoding LysR family transcriptional regulator translates to MQLDDMRIFVNTVDAGNFTAAANRLRLSKQFVSRRVAALEADLGARLLVRNTRRLAVTELGKDFYERAKRILADVSEAEQAMSDRRSEPRGLLKVSAPMSFGMAHLSPLVAEFLREHPDVRFDMDLSDRNVDVIGEGFDMALRIGRLADSTLVAQKLIDVRMIACCSPGYRRRRRAPQTPADLAQHACLPYGQQGRAPWEFIVDGVRTPFEVQGPLRANNGEVLRDAAIAGLGICYLPDFIVAGSVDAGLLVEVLEPFMPPPNALHALYPQHREASVTIRAFTQYLRERLAARAATARGGAL
- the ahpC gene encoding alkyl hydroperoxide reductase subunit C, with the translated sequence MSLINTQVKPFQATAYHNGKFVPVSEENLKGKWSVVVFYPADFTFVCPTELGDLADQYAEFQKLGVEIYGVSTDTHFTHKAWHDTSDTIAKIKYPLVGDPTGAITRNFDVMIEEEGLALRGTFVINPEGEIKLCEIHDNGIGRDAKELLRKVQAAQYVASHPGEVCPAKWTPGAETLKPSLDLVGKI
- the ahpF gene encoding alkyl hydroperoxide reductase subunit F, which gives rise to MLDANIKDQLKSYLEKVTQSIEIVAYLDDGEKAQELQQLLQDIASLSERISYEERRGAAAGDARTPSFDIKRANSDVKVTFAGIPMGHEFTSLVLALLQVGGHPVKLENDTIEQVKALDGVFSFEVYMSLSCQNCPEVVQSINAMATLNPNVQIVTIDGALYQDEVEKRQIMAVPTIYLNGEVFGQGRMGVEEILAKLDTGASSRAAEKLNQKDVFDMLIVGGGPAGAAAAIYAARKGIRTGVLAERFGGQVLDTMSIENFVSVTETEGPKFATALEQHVRAYDVDIMNLQRAEALVPTGNGFEVRTQSGATLRAKSVVLATGARWRNVDVPGEQQYKNKGVAYCPHCDGPLFKGKRVAVIGGGNSGVEAAIDLAGIVSHVTLLEFGAQLRADEVLQRKLRSLPNVTVHVNAQTTEISGDGQKVTGLAYLERTSGEKHHLELEGVFVQIGLVPNTEFLKGTVALSKHGEIEVDAKGQTSVPGVFAAGDVTTVPFKQIVIAVGEGAKASLGAFDYLIRSSVEQEEDAKAAPVVA